One segment of Radiobacillus kanasensis DNA contains the following:
- a CDS encoding SET domain-containing protein, translating into MIEIKTSTLSDGEFNRGVFAKSDIKKGVSFHIAPVIPYPNKQHELIEHTVLEDYVFEYGINHTAVVLGYGMLFNHSYTPNADYKINFHDHTFEFFAHKDIKAGEEILINYNGDVDNEDPLWFNEE; encoded by the coding sequence ATGATCGAAATAAAAACTTCCACACTAAGTGATGGGGAATTTAATAGAGGGGTTTTCGCTAAAAGTGATATAAAAAAAGGAGTAAGCTTCCATATAGCCCCTGTCATTCCTTACCCTAATAAACAGCACGAATTAATAGAACACACCGTTCTCGAAGATTACGTATTTGAATATGGAATAAATCATACCGCCGTTGTTTTAGGATATGGCATGCTTTTTAACCACTCTTATACGCCAAACGCGGACTATAAAATCAACTTTCATGACCATACTTTTGAATTTTTTGCCCACAAAGATATTAAAGCTGGTGAAGAAATATTGATTAATTACAATGGTGATGTTGATAATGAGGACCCGCTTTGGTTTAATGAGGAATAA
- a CDS encoding putative holin-like toxin: protein MITIGIFIVALVNLVVVLIDKMNKK, encoded by the coding sequence ATGATTACAATAGGAATATTCATCGTAGCCTTAGTAAATCTAGTCGTCGTACTAATAGACAAGATGAACAAAAAATAA